From the genome of Streptomyces sp. NBC_01304:
CTCGAAGGCCAACTCGCCGCCGGGCGCTGGGGATTCGTCGACCTTCTTCTCGGACGTACGCTCCTGAGGACGCCCGCACTGGCCCGGACCCTGGAGCGGCTGCGCGCCGAGGGCCGCGACGCGATCGCCGACCGCATCCTGCTCGTGGACGGCCCGCTGCGCGGCCCGGACTCCGCCGCCGAGGACGCCGCCGCGCTCTCGGCCCTGCTCACCCGCACCCCACCCGGCACCCCCGCAGGCCGCACCACCCGCGAGGAGACCCGCGAGCTGGCCCGTACGGGCACCCCGGAGCAGGTGCGCCGGGCCCTGACCCGGCTGACCGAGGACCGAGACCCCGAACTGGCCGAACTGATCGGCGAGTTGCTGCACCACCCCAAGCCGGGCATCAGGCTGCACGCCCACCGCGCCGCGCGCACCGCACTCGACCGGGCGGCCTACCTGGCACACACCGCGCTGCTCCTCGACGACCCCGAGCCGAACGTCGTACGGATGGCGGTCCAGACCCTCGGCCACGCCGCCTGGGAGCCCGCGATCCCGGCCGTGACCGCGCTGCTCGCACATCCGCACCCCGTCGTCCGCAGGGCGGCGGCCGACGGCCTCGTCCGGATCGGCACACCGGCGGTGCCCGCACTCCGCCACGCCTCGGCTCACGCCCGCCCCGACCGCCGGGAACGCTACACAGCCGTGCTCGACCGGATCGAGGGTGCGGCGGACGACTAGGGCGTGTCCGGCGGATCTTCGCGGAAGAGCCCGCGGCGTCTGGTGCGTGCTCTCGGCGTGCGCCCGGATCGCCCTCGTACTGGACGTACTTGGGTGATTCGGGCGTGCGGCGAGCGGGGGCACCCCCGGCCGGAGGCTGGGGGCGCGTGCCAGGCGTCGTGGGCCCGCGAAGATCCGCCGGACAGGCCCTAGCGAGTGAGTACTCCCGTACGCCAACACACCCTCGCCCCGGCCGAGTTCACGGCCGGGGCGAGGGTGCTCACGCGAAGGGCGTGCGATGGACGTCAGGCCAGCTTCGCGTCCAGCGTGATGGTCGTGCCGGTGAGGGCCTGGCTGACCGGGCAGTTCTTCTTGGCGTCCTCGGCCGCCGCAAGGAACGCCGCCTCGTCGAGGCCGGGGACCTCGCCCTCGACGGTGAGGTGGATCCCGGTGATGCCGGTGCCCGGCTGGAAGGTGACCTCGGCCTGCGTGGTCAGCCGGGTGGGCGGGTTGCCCGCACCGGTCAGGCCGTGCGACAGGGCCATCGAGTAGCAGCTGGAGTGGGCGGCGGCGATGAGCTCCTCGGGGCTGGTCTTGCCGTTGGCCGCCTCGGCGCGGGACGGCCAGGACACCGGGTACTTGCCGATGCCCGAGGAGTCGAGGGTCACCTCGCCGGCGCCTTCGGTCAGGCTGCCTTCCCAGACGGTGTGAGCGGTGCGCGTCGTGGCCACGACGTTTCCTTCCTCTAAGGGACGCTGCAAAGCAGTTCAGGACGGTTCCGGACGATGAGCGTCACCCCCATCCGACCACACCCGGCGGCCCCGTACGGGCAACAACGGCCCCTTGCCCGGCCGCGGCCGAAAACCGGCTGCGGCGCGGTGTTCGAGTGGGGGGCGCAGGTGCACGGGGTCCGGTACGAACAGTGGGTGGCCTGCTGGCCTCGGGACGCAGCGCACAAGGCGAGGCGCGCGCGGGGCGCGTACCACCGGCGGCTCCCTGCCCCCGCGCGTCCCCTGGGGCGACGTGACATGCCTGTGGCGCAGCCCGGATGACCGGAATCGGCGCTGGCGAAAGGCCCCGCGCGGTGACACGTTGAGCCCCCCTCGTCGTGGGGCGACGGCGGGGCAGGGGGAGCAGTGCGGTCACGGCACCGTGCCGGGCACGTGCGGGGGCGCACTGGAGACAGAGCATTCAGCGGAGCACTCAAAGGGGAGGCTTGGCCATGCGCATGATCTTTGGCGACCGAGGGCCGTCACCGTTCGAAGGCGAGAAGCCGGGAGCGGTCGATCGTGACTCGACATTCGGATGGTGGGGTGCGTTCAGCATCCAGAAGTTCGTCAACCAGTCGCCACTGTCCCAGACGCACGCGGACGCCACCGGCTGGCTGGCATACCTGCAGCAGTTCTACGACCGCAACTTCTGGTTCGCCGACGGCGGCGTGCAGCCGTGGGCGTACGAGGAGACGTACGACAACTGGCAGGACCGGTACGGGATGGACGCGGTCTGTGCCGTGTACCACTCGGGCCACGGCGGCATGGACGGCAACGGCGTGTTCTTCGCGCCGCTCGGCGCGGTGTGGGACGGCCGCAGTGACGCGGTCTCCAACCGGATGGCGTTCGGCAACGAGAGGGCCAACTACGTCTTCTGGTCGACCTGCTTCTCGCTGCGCGTCCTTGCGGGCCACAACCCGATCCGCACCTGGGCGGGCCCGAACCTCGGCTCCCGCATGATCTTCGGCTTCGAGACGGTCAGCATCGACAGCGGTGACTACGGCAAGAAGTTCTGGGAGAAGTGGCGGGCCGGCCAGACCTACTGCGACGCGTGGCTGAACGCCAGTTGGGACATCTACAAGGGCCAGGCCCCGTCGGTCTGCGCGACCGGCGCGACCCAGGCCGAGGCGACGGCGCGGCTGAACGGCGAGCGGAACTTCTACCGGGAGCACACGCCGGACAACTGGTACGTGTGGCGCTGGTACTACGCACGCGAGGGCCTGCGCGAGGCCACCACCCAGGCCCCGAAGGACCCGAAGACCGTGCAGCTGGCACCGCGCGACCCGAGCGCCGAACTGACCAAGCTGGGGCAGCTGGCGAACTTCCCGTCGGCGGCGCTGCAGGAGGTCCAGATCGAGCGGCAGGGCGTCGCGAGCGTCAACTCCGGTGACCGGTCCATCTCGACGGCGCCGCACGCGATCCGCTGGGTGAAGCTCGCCGAGCCCAACCGGCGCAACAAGACCCAGCTGCCCACCGACCGCGCGGTCGAGGCGGCCCGTGCCTTCGCCGAGCAGCACGCCCAAGGGGCCGAGCTGGTCCTGGATTCGGTGCACGACCTGATGGAGAACTCCGGCAAGAAGGACGGCACCGAGCTCGGCGAGCCGTACTCCCTGCAGACGTTCGTCACCTTCCGGCAGGCCTTCGACGGAGTGCCGGTGATCACTCCGGACCGGGGCGAGATCAGGGTGGCGCTGGACAACGACGGAACCGTCGTCCAGGCGCAGCTGTCCACCCGCGAGGCCACCGGCGCGACGCGGACGCCCAGTTCCGCCGTGGCCCCGCCGTCGCCGAAGGGTGGCGCGAAGCCCGCCGCCCCGGCTCGCGAGAAGGACCCGAAGAAGGCGCTGCAGGCGGCCCAGGAGCGGCTGATCGCCGAGCTCGCGGCGTCGTCCGTGGAGTCCTCCGAGGCTTCCGCGCTCGCGGCGGTCCGGCAGTCGCTCGAGGTCAAGGATGTGGCGGGGTCGTTCGAGGTCGGCTATGAGATCGAGGGCAACGAGGCCTATCTCGCCGCCCGCAAGCTGATCGAGATCGGTTCTCCGGACAGCATGTTCAAGACGCGCCGCTGGGTGGTGGCGCCGCTGGCCAGGTGAGCGCGGGGGCGGGCCGGTTCTGCGCCTTGGGGGTGCGCGGAACCGGCCCGGCCGGTTTTCCGTGGTGCGCGGTCACGCCGCTTCGGCGAGGCCCGCCTTCTTCTTGCGGGCCGACATCAACGCGTACACGAGGACTCCGGCGAACAGGAACAGCACGCCCTGGTAGACCGGCTCGTAGCCGGAGCCCGCGACGAGCCACATCGAGAAGCCGAAGGCGATGAGGGCGACCAGCGAGTCGCGCACCAGACGTCCGCGGTGCACGCGGTCCGCCTGCCCGGACAGCAGGTAGTAGATCTGCGCGGCGGCGGCAAGGAGGTAGGGCACGGTCGCCATGAACGTCGTGACGGTGACGAGGAGTTCGAAGACTCCCTTACCGTCGGACGCGTACTGGTAGACGGTGAGCGCCGAGGCGAGGATCACGGTGATCAGTACGCCGACGGTGGGCACGCCCCGCTCCTTCTTGGCGAAGATCGCGGGGAACAGGCCGTCCTTGGCGGCGGCGTACGGCGCCTGGGCGCTGAGCAGCGTCCAGCCGTTGAGCGCGCCGAGGATGGAGATGATCGCGGCCCAGGCGACCAGGGTGCCGCCCCAGGAGCCGCCGAACATGACGTTAACGGCGTCCGTGAAGGGCGCCTTGCTGTCGACGAGCTTGTCGTGGGCGACGGTGCCGAAGACCGCGAGGGTGCCGAGCAGGTAGACGCCGGCGGCGCCGAGGACGCCGAGGATGGTGGCGCGGCCGACGTTGCGGCGCGGGTCGCGGACCTCGCCGGCGCTCATCGCGGCGGACTCGACGCCCAGGTAGGAGAAGAGCAGGATCGCGGCCGCCGCGGAGATGGCGCCGATGCCGCCGCCGCCCTCGCCGGTCTGGAAGGGGCCGAGGTTGTCGGCGTCGAAGAAGAAGAGCCCGCCGATGGCGACGAGCAGCAGGGGCGCGAACTTCAGTACGGTGGCGACGAGTTGGACCGCGCCGACGTAGCGGGTGCCGGCGAAGTTGGCGAAGCCGGGCAGCCACTGGCAGACAAGGGCGGCCCCGCACATCGCCCACTTGTGGTCGGAGAGCCCGGGGAAGAGCACGCTCAGATAGCCCACCGCGATCACGGCGAGCGCGGCGTTCGACACCCAGGCGGTGATCCAGTACGACCAGGCGGCGAGGAATCCGGCGAAGTCGCCGAATGCCTCACGCGCGTACACATAGGGGCCGCCGGTGCGCGGGTCGCGCGCGGAGAGCTTGCCGAAGACGAGGGCGAGGGCGATCGCGCCGAGCGTGAGGATGCCGAAGGCGACGAGGCTGATGGTGCCGTACGGGGCCACCGAGGCCGGCAGCAAGAAGATGCCGCCGCCCACGATGTTGCCCATGACCAGGCAGGTCGCGATGGGCAGCCCGAACCGCCGGGCGTGCTTGCTGGGCGGGGTCTGCTCGTCCTGCATGGGGTGGTGCGCCTCTCGTGGTGCCGTTCGGCCCGCTGGGTGCGGGACGGCCGACCATGGTCACGTAGAGGCAAACGGTGCACCAAATCAAAGGCTTTTGTCCGGTACGGCACGACCGGTAACCGGAAATGCTCCTTCCGCTTCCTGTCGGGGCGGGTGATCCTCCAGGGCACCCCCCACCGGCACCTGCGGCCCGTCCGCCTCCCGCAGCCAGCACCGCAGCACCCGGTGCACCTGCTCGGCGCCCACCAGCTCCTCCCCCTGCCCCACCGGCTCGGACAGGGTGCGCGGCGACAGCAGGAACGGACGGCCCTGCGCGCCGCCGAGCCCGCCGTGCGAGCCGATCTGCTCCTCGAAGGCGAGGACTTCGCCGGTCTGAGGGTCGTACCAGGAGTTGACCATGATGTCCGCGGTGTGCGGGAAGGAGTCGGTGCGCCGCACCGCGTCGGCGGCCCCGGGCCCGAACTCCGCGAGCGGGCCGAGCTGTTGGGGCCCCGCGTCCGGGCCCAGCTCGTCGAGGCGCACCTCGGCGCCGTGCGCGCCGAGCACCAGCGCGCCGTGCTCCTCGCTGCGGACGAGGAGGAAGCCGACGCCGGGATGGTTGGCGAGGGTGGCAAGGAGGGCCGGGTGCCTGGCCTCGATCTGTTCGCGGGTCATCCGCCCCGGCACACCCGGGAAGGAGATCAGGCCGAGGTTGCCGGAGGCGAGTACGACGGGCTCGCTGTGCCGCTGGCGCTGGCTCTCCGCGACGAGCACCTCCTCGACGGGCCGGTGCAGCGCCGCCCCGAGCGCGGCCCATGCCTCGGCGCCGCTGTGGGTGCGCTGCGCCTTGCGCGGCACCGGCAGCCCGCAGCCGGCCCGGACCAGGTCGGCGAGGCTCAGCCCGTAACGCCGGTGGAAGGTCTCCCCCGGGCTCTGGCCGTGATCGGAGAGCAGCACGATCCGGTAGCTGCGCGGGGCGTGTTCGGCGACCGTGGCGATGAGTTCGAGGGACCGGTCCAGGCGCTGCAGCACCTTCTCCGCGTCACGGCTGAGCGGCCCGGAGTGGTGCGCCACTTCGTCGTACGCGACCAGGTCGGCGTAGACCGCACTGCGCCCGGCGAGCATGTCCCCTATCACCGCGGCGACCACCACATCGCGCTCGACGACCGTCGCGAACGCCCGGATCACCGGGTAGAGCCCGCCCCGCTTGACCCGGGGCCGGACCCGGCACAGCCGCCCCCGCACCGACTGGCCGATCTCGCGGCCGACCTCGGCGATGAACGACATAGCGGTGCGGACGGCGTTCGCCGGGTCGGAGAAATACGCGAAGTATCCGGCGCGGGAACGGTTCTTGCGCCCCCGCCGGGCCGCCATCGACAGCACCAGGGCCAGCTGCTCGGCTCCCCCGCTGAAGAGGTTCCCGCGGCTCGCACCGTCCCGGGTGAGCAGCCCGCCGTCGCCGGTGCGCTCGATGGCGCGGCGCTGCAGTTCCGCGGCGCTGGCGGGGCGGTTGCTGACCATGACCTCGCCGGTGTCCTTCTCGTACCAACGGAAGGCCGGGACATCGTGGTTGCTGCCGTGCAAGATGCCCAGCTGGCTGGCGCCGGTCTGGCTGGACCAGTCGGTGCGCCACGGCGTGAGCCGGTGGGTGTCCGCGAGCCAGCCCTCGACCGTGGGCATGAGTCCTGCCCGCACGGCGTGCTCCAGGACGTCGTGGCCCACCCCGTCGAGCTGGAGGAAGACCGTGCCGGGCGTACGCGGGCCGGGTGGCGCGGCGGTCTTGCCCCGTCGGCGGTCGGCGAGGCGGTAGAGCCTGCGGCGGTACGCCTCGTCGTCGCGTACGGCGAGAGCCGTGGAGGTCGCCGACGCGACGGCCGACATCACCGCGGCGACCACGACCGCCGTCTCCGGGGCCGCCTCACCGCGGCCGTCGGGGATGAGGCGCAGGGCGATCAGGAGGAGCGAGCCGTTGAGGAAGAAGACGAGCAGGCCCAGGACCAGGGCGGGGACCAGGAGGAGCGCCCGTACCAGGAAGGGCCAGACGAGGGCGCTCAGGATGCCGAAGGCGCCGGCTCCGATCGCGGCGGTGATGGCGATGCGGGTGGCGCTGTCGCCGGTGGCGGACTGGAGCCGGAAGTCGGGGAGCGCGCCGGCCAGTACGAGCATCGTCAGCGTGCTGACGATCCATACGGCCCCGATCCGCCATGCCGTCTTGCCGGCGGTCCGCCAGCGCCCCTTGATCACGTCGCCTCACCTCGGGGCAAGCGTGTCATATTCCCCCTCCCCGCCCCTTCCCATAAGGCTGCCGCCGGCTTCAAAGACTGTCCTCAAGCGCCGGACGGGCTGATTTTGAGGACACAGCTCCGCAGGATTTCGGGAAGGGGCGGGGAGGGGATAAATCAGCAGCCGTCATAGCCCGCGGTCGGCATCGACAGCCGCCGATGCACATGCGCCTTCATCTCGGCGTCGTACGCAGGCTCGTCGAGACCAGCGGTCTCGAGCCGGACCCCGCGCCGGGCGCACTCCGCGGAGAAGTCGTCCACAGACACCAGCGCCCGCTCCAGCACCCGGCGACTCGGCGCCACGAAAAGATCGACCGCCCCCTCCCACAGGCTGCAGTGGTCGACCCGCACCCCGTGCACCAGGAGCTCGCGCGTGATCACATACCCCCGGGCCGCAGCCCACCGCGCACACATCGCCTGCTGACTGCGCGTATCCACCAGGAAGGGATCGCGGTCCAGCTCCTCCAGCGGCATCAGGCTGGCGATCGATGCCACCCTTACCTCGCCCATGGGGTCCACCCCGCCTCGCCTCGGCCTTCGCCGGGAACCCTACTACTCGCCGTAGGCTCTGCAGCAGTGAGCGTAAGGAGGCAGCACGTGCCGGTGGAGATCACCTGGTGGGGCCATGCGACCTGCACGATCGAGGACTCCGGCACCCGGGTGCTGACCGACCCCCTGTTCGCGCGGCGTCTCGCGCACCTGCGGCGGCGCCGGGGCGACGTACCGCCGCCGCGGGCCACGGTCGCCGATGCCGTGCTCATCTCGCATCTGCACGCCGACCATCTGCATCTGCCGTCGCTGGCGCAGCTGCCCCGTGGCACGCAGGTCCTGGTGCCGCGCGGGGCTGCGCAGGCGGTACGCGGACTGCGGCGGGTCGTCGCGGACGGCGCGCTGCGGCTCACCGAGGTCGGGCCCGGGGACTCGACGATGATCGGGGACGGGCTTGTCGTGCGGGCGGTGTCCGCGGCGCACGACGGGCGGCGGCTGCCGTACGGCCCCGAGCGGTGTCCGGCGCTCGGCTATGTGGTGAGCGGTACGGCGCGGACGTACTTCGCCGGGGACACGGGCCTGTTCGATGCCATGGCCGACGAGGTCGGCGAGGTCGATGTGGCGCTGCTTCCGGTGGGCGGCTGGGGGCCCTATCTGGGGCACGGCCATCTCGATGCCGGCCGCGCCGCCGAGGCCCTGGCCCGGCTCGCGCCGCGCAGTGCGGTGCCGGTGCACTACGGGACGTACTGGCCGATCGGCATGGACGCGGTCAGGCCGCACGAATTCCATGCGCCGGGTGTGGAGTTCGAGCGCCATGCCGCGCGGCTCGCCCCGCAGGTGACGGTGCACCGGCTCGGGCACGGCGAGAGCATTCGGCCGGAGGGCGCCAAGTGAGCCTGGAAAGCTTGCTGTTGCTGGCCGACCGGGCGGCCGTCGTGCCGACCGAGTCGACCCAGCAGGCCGTGGGCTATCCCTCGCTGTTCCTGCTCGTGGTGATCGGGGCGCTCGTCCCGGTAGTGCCGACGGGGGCGGTGGTGAGCTCGGCGGCGGTGGTGGCGTTCCATCAGACGGATCCGCTGTCGCTGCTCATCGTGTTCCTGGTGGCGTCGTTCGCGGCGTTCCTCGGGGACACCGGGCTGTACTGGCTGGGGCGGCGCGGGATGCGGTCGAAGAACGGCTCGCGGTGGCTCAAGGCGCTGCGCGACCGGGCGCCGGAGGAGCGGCTGAAGCAGGCGCAGGACAAGCTGGACGACCACGGGGTCGCGGTGCTCGTGCTGTCGCGCCTTGTCCCGGCGGGGCGGATTCCGGTGATGCTGGCGTGCCTGATGGCCAAGATGCCGCTGCGTCGCTTCGTACGCGGGAACGCACCGGCCTGTCTGGCATGGGCGGCGACGTACCAACTGATCGGGATCCTGGGCGGCTCGCTGTTCGACGAGCCGTGGAAGGGCGTGGTGGCGGCGGTGCTGCTGACCGTGGTGATCAGTGGGGCGCCGATGGTGTGGCGGCGGGTGCGGCCCTCCCACTGACCCTCGCACTGCTCCTCGCTCAGGCCTCCAGGACGCGCGAGGCGCCGACCGGGAGGTCCCACAGGTCCTCGCGGGCCCGGCCCGTCTTCTCCCACGCCGCCCGGACGCGGTGCAGCGGTTCGAGGACCGGCTCCGCCGACAGCAGGAAGGTGGCCCAGTGCATCGGGGCCAGGCGCTTGGCGGCGAGGTCGTCGACGGCGCGTACGGCCTCCTCCGGGTCGCAGTGCACATCGCTCAGCCACCAGCGCGGGTCGTACGCGCCGATCGGCAGCATCGCGAGGTCGATGCCGGGGTGGCGGTCGCCGATCTCCTTGAACCAGTGGCCGTAGCCCGTGTCCCCCGCGAAGTACACCTTGCGGCCCGCGCCGTCGGTGAGGACCCAGCCGCCCCACAGGGTGCGGCAGGTATCGGTGAGGAAGCGCTTGGACCAGTGGTGGGCGGGCACGAAGTCGAAGCGGACGGTGTCGCCCTCGGGGGTGGCCAGTTCGGCGGCCTCCCACCAGTCGAGCTCGGTGACGCACGTGAAGCGGCGGCGCTTGAACCACCGCCCAAGCCCCGCCGGTACGAACACCGGTGTCTCGCGCGGGAGTCTCTTCAGGGTCGGGGCGTCCAGGTGGTCGTAGTGGTTGTGGCTGATGACGACCGCGTCGACGCGCGGCAGGGCGTTCCACGCGATGCCGGCGGGGGTGATGCGGGCCGGGATGCCGAAGATCTTGCGGGACCAGACGGGGTCGGTGAGGACGGTCAGGCCGCCGATGCGCAGGACCCAACTGGCGTGCCCCACCCAGGTGACCGCCACCGTGCTCGCGTCCACGCGGGGCAGCGGGCCCGGCTCGAACGGCAGCTGCGGGATGTCCGCGACGCCCTCTGCGCCGGGCCTGAGCGAGCCCTCGCGCAGAAAGCGGGCGAGGGCCTTGACTCCGGGCAGCGGCGCGGTGAGCCGGTCGGCGAACGTCTTGGGCCAGCGGCGCGGCTCGCCGAGCGGGCGGGGCGCGGTGGAGCGCTCTGACTCCGGCGGTGCCGCCGCCGGAGTCAGAGCGCGGGACGTCGTCGACTCGGACTGCTGGGTCATCGAGGCGGCTCCATTCGCTGGGCGTCGGCCCGTAGGTCGTCCAGGGCCGATCCGAAGATGCTCAACGCCCGCTCCACGTGCGGCAACGCGAGGGGGTCCGAGGCGGTGAGGGATTCCAGGCGTTGCTGCGGGGTGGCGCCGAGCAGCGGTCCGGTGGACAGGCGCACCCGCAGCGCGCCCAGATCGTCGCCGAAGCGGTGACCGCCGGGCGTCGGCATGCCGAGCCGCTCGGTGAGGTGGTCCTCCAGCTCCATCGCGTCCGTGACACCACGCGCGGCGAGCACCGACCGCAGGGGCCCCAGGTCGGCGTAGAGATGGCGGCCCGCCTGCGGGGGCCGGGCGAGGATCCCGGCGGCGAGCAGGGCGCGGTGCATGGCGGTGGCCACGCGCGCGTGCAGCCGTACGGCCACGGTGAGGCGGGCGGTGATCGCGTCGGGTTCGCCCAGTGCGTACGCCGCCGCCGAGGCGACCGGGGCCGCGACCCGGGCGCCGAGCGCGGTGAGCACGTCGAGGGTGCGGGCGCGCAGGGCGGCGCCCTCGGCGGTGGCCGGGAAGCGGGCGATCGCGGCGGGCCAGTCGGCGGGCAGATACGCGCCGTGCAGGTCGGCCAGGACCGTGACGTGCTCGGGGGCCATCTCGGCGGGGCCGATGAGGACGGTGTCCTGCGGGTGGTGCAGGGTGTCGCGCCAGGTCTCGTCGGAGATCAGGTGCAGCCCCTCGCCGAGCGCCGCCTCGACCGTCTCGTGCAGCACTTCGGGCGGCGGCACGGTGGCCGTGGGGTCGTCCGCGACGGACAGGACGAGCAGCCGCGGGTCGCCGCCCTCGGCCCGGACCCGGCGAACCGTCTCCAACAGGGCGTACGGGTCCGGGATTCCGCCGCACTCGACGGGTGTCGGCACGTGGTAGGTGCGCCGCCCGAGGAGTCTGGCCCCCGGCTCCCACCAGGCCGGGCAGGGGCGCGGCAACAGGACGTCGCCGCCGACGGCCGCCGTCAGGGCGAGCAGCAGCGGGGTCGCGCCGGGGCCCGCCGCGGTGTGCTCGCGCTCGGTGGGCAGGCCACGGCGGGCCCAGTAGCCGCAGGCCGCGTCGAGCAGTTCGGTCGGGCCGCCCGGGGGTTCGGGGTGGGCGCGCCCGGCGGACGCGGCGAGCACGGCGGCGAGTTCCGGGAGCACCGGAAGACCGGGGTCGGGCGGGGGCGGGCCGTACCGGACGGGGCCGTGGCCTTCCGGAAGCATGGGTACCTCCGTACTCCTGGGCGACGTACGCGACGTAGACGACGTAGACGACGTAGACGACGTACTGGGCACTGCACGCGTGGGCGACGTACCGCGCACTCTCGACGGACGGACGACGGATTGCAGACGCCGGACGACAGACGGCAGATGGAGACGACAGGCGGCAGACCGGCGAACTGACGGGCAGTCGGACGTGCCGCCGCCCGTATCCATGCCCGGACTCGGCCCGGCGGATACGGGCGGCCGGCCTCGGAGCGTCAAGCCGTCAGCCGCGGCCCTCGGCGTCCCGGCGGCGTACGACGTAGTACGCGGCACCCAGCGCGCCGACCACGAGGACGGCCCCGGTGAGCATGGTGGTGGCCGAGTCGGTGAAGCTGCCGCCGAGGCCGCCGTGCACGCCGTGCGGGACGGTGCCGGAGCGGGAGACGGTGAAGTTCGCGTTCCACTGGCTGCCGCCGGGGCAGCTGCCGTCGACGCTCCAGTCGGAGGTCACGCCGACGCCGTTGGGCCCGTTGCTGGAGAAGTTGGCGTTGCCCGCGATCTGGGCGGTGCCGCTGTAGGTGGGGCCGAAGGAGGCGTCCTGGTTGCCCGCGACGAGGTGCAGCTGGACCTGGCCAGCGGAGAACGCCTGCGAGCTGGCGGAGATCGACTGCGGCGGGTTGGAGGTGTGCGCGGAGCAGTCGACGGAGATGGTGACCGTGCCGCCCGGGGCGACGGTGCTCGGCTTGACCCCGGCCGAGTCCGCGAACGCCGCCGACGCGGTGAGGCCGACGGCGGCCGAGGCGAGTGCGGTGGCGGCGACTGCACGGGCGATACGCATGGGTCGGGCTCCTTACGGCTGCGGCTGGGGCGCTGGGAGCGCACCCACGAAGCCATAGAAACCTGACAAATCATCACTCGCCCGTGCCGGGGCCCCATTAGCGGTACGTTCGCCGCCGCACGGGTGAGCCCGCCGTACGCCGATGCGCACAGCGATGCGGTCAGCGATGCGGTCGGCGATCCGCTCAGTTCGCCAGCGAGGCCAGCTCCTTCTCCAGGCCGCGGCCGCGCGTCTCGACGAGGGCCGCGGCGACCTCCGTGAGCTTGCGGTTGGTCGCCTGCGAGATGCGGCGCAGGACCGCGAAGGCGTCCTCGGCGTCGCAGGCCAGGACGTGCATCACGATGCCGCAGGCCTGGTCGACGACGGGCCGGGTGCGCAG
Proteins encoded in this window:
- a CDS encoding aminotransferase class I/II-fold pyridoxal phosphate-dependent enzyme, which encodes MLPEGHGPVRYGPPPPDPGLPVLPELAAVLAASAGRAHPEPPGGPTELLDAACGYWARRGLPTEREHTAAGPGATPLLLALTAAVGGDVLLPRPCPAWWEPGARLLGRRTYHVPTPVECGGIPDPYALLETVRRVRAEGGDPRLLVLSVADDPTATVPPPEVLHETVEAALGEGLHLISDETWRDTLHHPQDTVLIGPAEMAPEHVTVLADLHGAYLPADWPAAIARFPATAEGAALRARTLDVLTALGARVAAPVASAAAYALGEPDAITARLTVAVRLHARVATAMHRALLAAGILARPPQAGRHLYADLGPLRSVLAARGVTDAMELEDHLTERLGMPTPGGHRFGDDLGALRVRLSTGPLLGATPQQRLESLTASDPLALPHVERALSIFGSALDDLRADAQRMEPPR